Below is a genomic region from Prochlorococcus marinus str. MIT 0918.
TTCAAGTATTTAGTTAATTCATCTATTGCGTCACTATGCCTAATACTTTCCTGTCGTATATCAAGACTCGCAAGAGAAAAACCAAAAATATGAACCTGAGTTAAAAGAGTATCAAGATGTTCACAGCTCAAATTAGTTGCAACCAAGCTATCCCTAATAAGTTCCAGATCATTTCTAAATTCATCAATGGAACAATAATGGAGGCCTTCAAAAGACTGATTTAAATTATTTGATGAATTCGTTCTTTCTAAAGATGTCTCCCAACCAACATCAGCTAGTTCTTGATTTCGTTCTTGGGTAAAACGTAGTCTCTCAAGAGTATAACTAAGTTTTAATCTATAAGGCTCTAATCTATATCTAGCTGCTCTTTCTTCATACACATTGGGAAATCTTACTCTATCCATCTCTAAAGATTCCAGCAATTGAGAACTAACTTGACTCCATTGCATAGAAATACTCAATTGATCTCTTAATTCTTGAACCGAATGAATATAACGCTCCAACATCAATTGCCTCTGATAACAAGCTGTGCGCCAGGTAATCTCAGGAGTTACAGATGGATTTCCATCTCTATCAGAACCGACCCAAGAACCAAATGTACAAAATGCTTCTTGAGGAACATCTACATCTGGATAATGAGTTGATAAAGCAGAGCAAAGTCGGCGACGCAATTGTGGCATTGCATCAAATAAAACTTGTTGAAAGTAATGCAATGCATAATCAACTTCATCCAATACAGTTGGCTTGAATTGATGTAATTCATCAGTACGCCACCAGAGTCTTATTTCTTCCTCGAGATGTAATCGAAGACTATCCCTATCAGATGCTGCAATTATTTGATCTGACTGTAGTTGTTGCAACAAACTAGCCACACGTCTTTGTTTATGCCGAACTGTATGCCTCACAATTTCTGTTGGATGTGCTGTAAAGACTAGGCGTATATCCATTTCTCTTAATAAATCTTCCAGTTGGCCAGGAGGTACATTTAGATGCCGAAGCCGATCAAACAATTCACTAAAAGTCGCTGGGGCTGATTGACTGGCTAAAGGAGGTTCAAAAGGATCTATGCTCCTAGTATTTTTTTCCGTTTTTCCACTGCTAATGCTTTGTAAATAACTGTCTTCCTCAATTCTTTGTTCAAGAATATTAACCAATTGAAAATAAAGCGAAAATGCTCTTGCTGCAGAAATGGCTTCTGCTAAATCCATTTCACTAATCAAATTGACAATCTCATTGATTTGATTAGTTACTTCTCCACCTTTTACAAAACTAGGATTACTAAATTTTTTAAGTTGCAGAAGCCTTTCAGCCTGCTCTAGAGGACACTCACTACGAACAACGGTTTCCCATAGGTCTTCAACTAATTCCAAACGCTCCTTTAATAATCTTCCAGAAAAATGATCAGCTAAAATCTGATTAGAATCATTCTGAGCAGAGGCTTGAGAATCCGCTTTAATTGATAAATTGTCTTTAGTCGATTTAGTCATAATCATGGATAATTCACAGAAATACTGTTCACAAAGTTTTCTTTTTCTTCAGCCTCCATTTCTTGAATAGTTTGTTGCAAAAGATCAGATAAAGAAATTCCATTCGTATAACCATTAAGCCATCTCATTGACTGGTTACCTTTGTTCAGCACTTCTTTAATCGGTTCAAGTAAATAGAGCACATTCAGTTCAATTGCTAATGGTGTCACTTCTAAGATTAATTCTTCGATCCAATCACGACAAAAAACCGTTTTACCTGTCTGCCAATCATGCAATGTTGCATTCAAACTATTCTTTGCTACCTCTTGCTCATTAATATCACTTAAATCAGAAAGTTCATCGGGGGTAAGCGTACTTCCTTTCAACGGATCTAATTTTTCAGGATTGTTAATTAGGCTAATTACTCTTAATTCAAGCAATGCTGTAATAGCTAAGAGCAAATCACAATTAGTGATCAAATCGCAAATGCGAAGTTCTAAACGGTTTAATTCATAAGGCCTCCTAACACCATTTGGCCGGACAGCTGTCCACAAATGGCGTTCATTACACATAACCCCTTTACCCAATTGGTCTTCTATCCAATCGACATAATGCAAATGATTTAAAAACAAAGGTACTTTGGCTGGCGTTTTGGGAAATTGGTTCCATCTTTGTGAATGAAAACCTGTTGCAGAGCCATCTAAGAATGGCGAACTTGCACTTAATGCTAAAAAAAGTGCCGCTTCACATCTGACCAAGCGTAAAGCGGAAAAAATTAAATCTAAATCTTCAATCCCCAAATTGATATGTATGCTAGCTGTAACTACTTTGGTTCCATAATTCAATTCAATAAACTCATGATAAGAATTAGTCAAATCAGATCTTTCAAAGTTCGAACTATCTCCTAATGACAACGTACTTCCAGGTAAAATAGTTAAATCTTTTTGAGCCAACCATTTCCGCAATCTTCTACGAGGTTCTAAAAGTAATTCTTTAATACTTTGATAATTTCTTTCTGGTTTTGTAATATATTCTAAATTCCTTTGATCAGGTTCTTTAACAAAATCAGAGAAGTTATTAGCAACCTGTTCGGAAACACCTATATGTTTACCTGTGTATAAACCAGTAAATAGTTCAACTTCAAAACCTTTAAGTAAAAATAGATTCATAAATCAAATTAAAGCGTCTAAACATCCCAAAGCTGTAAGCATTCCTTTAGCTTTGTTGACAGTTTCTTTAAATTCATTGGAAGGAATAGAATCTGCAACAACTCCTGCACCAGCCTGAACTTCCACTCTATATTCTCCGTTTGATTGTCGATTTACTATCATAGTACGAATAGTGATTGCAGTATTTAATGCTCCATTTAAATCCATAGATCCATAGACACCTGAATAAGGGCCTCTTTTATCTGACTCTAATTCATTAATTAATTGCATTGCTCTTATCTTTGGAGCTCCAGAGACAGTGCCAGCAGGAAATGTTGCCATCAACAAATCCCAAACATCCATTTCAGAATTTAATAATCCTTCTACCTCACTAACGATATGCATTACATGCGAATATTTTTCTATACACATCAAGTCTTTCACAGAAACAGTTCCAGATTGACATACTCTGCCCAAATCATTTCGCCCTAAATCAACAAGCATTACATGCTCTGCAAGTTCCTTGGGGTCAGCCAACAAGTCCTTTTCTAATTTGAAATCTTCTTGCTCGGTATTTCCTCTCGGTCTTGTCCCTGCAATTGGTCTCACAGTAGCTAATATCTGATTCCCAACCGGTTTTGCTTGGACCATGACTTCTGGACTTGAACCTATAAGTTGCCAATCACCGAAATCATAAAAAGCCATAAAAGGTGAAGGATTAACAATCCTCAAACTTCTATACAAATCCAAAGGTGCATGCTTTACTTTAGCGCTGAATTTTTGACTTAAAACAAGTTGAAAGACATCTCCTTGAGCAATATATTCTTTAGTTTTTTTCACAGCACCTTCAAAATCTTTTTTGGCCCAATTACTTTTTACAGAGTCTGGAATATTAGTTGGAGGGTTCCATTTCAAAGGTTCCATAGATGGTAAAGATTCTGACATACGCCTCTGAATTTCTTTCATGCCAGACAATGCTTGGTCATAGGCACTGTCTACTGATTTCTCACTAGTTAAATCCCCATAAGAAATTGCTGTAATAAGCCTTTTTACTTGATCAAAAAGCACAAGCCTATCCATAAACATCCAAATGCCATCTGGAAGTTTATTTTCATTACGAGAATGAACAGATACTTTTGGTTCTATCCATTTGATCAACTCATAACCCCACATTCCATAAAGTTGGCCTAAAGATGGCAAGCCAGGAATAACCTCAGAGTGATATGGAGATAAAAAACTCCTTAATAAAGAAAAAGGATTACCAGTAAATTCTTCAATAACAGAGTTTCTCCAAGTTCTAGTAATTTTATCTCCTCTTACAGTTACTACCCATAACGGATCTGAAGCCACTACACTCCAACGTCCTAGTGTATCTCCACCTTCAACAGACTCCAGTAAGACGCCTGGGGGCTTACCTTCTCCAATTTTCAGCCATGTACTAAGAGGCGTCTCAAGGTCAGCAGGCCAACTACCAACTAGTGGTATATAGGTTAAACCTCTTGAAGCAGCTCCTATGAAAGACTCACGATCAGATATAGACATTCACTTATCATTGCAGCCCTAGAAAAGAAAAGATAGTAAAAACTTTTTTCTTCAGGAGTCGAAAGTATTTTTTCCAGTAAATTTAATACTTGCTGGATTTGGATTTTGACCAATTCTCCTAGCGTTATGATTGATTATTGAACGTCCCTCATTAACTTTTTCAGGA
It encodes:
- the gshA gene encoding glutamate--cysteine ligase; the protein is MNLFLLKGFEVELFTGLYTGKHIGVSEQVANNFSDFVKEPDQRNLEYITKPERNYQSIKELLLEPRRRLRKWLAQKDLTILPGSTLSLGDSSNFERSDLTNSYHEFIELNYGTKVVTASIHINLGIEDLDLIFSALRLVRCEAALFLALSASSPFLDGSATGFHSQRWNQFPKTPAKVPLFLNHLHYVDWIEDQLGKGVMCNERHLWTAVRPNGVRRPYELNRLELRICDLITNCDLLLAITALLELRVISLINNPEKLDPLKGSTLTPDELSDLSDINEQEVAKNSLNATLHDWQTGKTVFCRDWIEELILEVTPLAIELNVLYLLEPIKEVLNKGNQSMRWLNGYTNGISLSDLLQQTIQEMEAEEKENFVNSISVNYP
- a CDS encoding anthranilate synthase component I family protein yields the protein MSISDRESFIGAASRGLTYIPLVGSWPADLETPLSTWLKIGEGKPPGVLLESVEGGDTLGRWSVVASDPLWVVTVRGDKITRTWRNSVIEEFTGNPFSLLRSFLSPYHSEVIPGLPSLGQLYGMWGYELIKWIEPKVSVHSRNENKLPDGIWMFMDRLVLFDQVKRLITAISYGDLTSEKSVDSAYDQALSGMKEIQRRMSESLPSMEPLKWNPPTNIPDSVKSNWAKKDFEGAVKKTKEYIAQGDVFQLVLSQKFSAKVKHAPLDLYRSLRIVNPSPFMAFYDFGDWQLIGSSPEVMVQAKPVGNQILATVRPIAGTRPRGNTEQEDFKLEKDLLADPKELAEHVMLVDLGRNDLGRVCQSGTVSVKDLMCIEKYSHVMHIVSEVEGLLNSEMDVWDLLMATFPAGTVSGAPKIRAMQLINELESDKRGPYSGVYGSMDLNGALNTAITIRTMIVNRQSNGEYRVEVQAGAGVVADSIPSNEFKETVNKAKGMLTALGCLDALI